A window of Longimicrobiaceae bacterium genomic DNA:
CCGCGGATGCCGGACGCCTTCTCCGGCGGGAGCGAAAGGGAGACTTCCAGCCCTGCGGGATCGACCACCTGCACCAGCGTCTGCGCCGGGTCCGCCGGCCCGTTCAGGCGTGCGGAGACGGAAGATACGACGCCGGGGATGGGGGAGCGGAGCGTGGCCTGGGCGCGCGTGTGCGCGGCGGTGACCAGCGCCGCCCGCGCGTCCGCCAGCGCGGCGGCGGCGGCCTCGGCGTCCTTCCGCGGGACGATGCCGGCTGCGGACAGGCGCGCGGCCCGGTCGTACGCCTGCTGCGCGGTGGTGCGCGCCGCCTCCGCCTTGCGCGCGTCGGCCTCCCACGCCGTCGCGTCCAGCTCCACCAGCGGCTGCCCGCGTGCCACCCGCTGGCCGGGCGCGACGAGGATGCGCAGGACGCGCGTGGGTGCGGGCGCCGCCAGGTCCGCCATGTGCCCCGGCGCCGCGCCCACGACACCGAGCGCGCCGATGGTCACGGGGAAGGCGCGGACCTGCGCCACCGCGAGCTCCGCCGTCACCTCGGGGATGGAATCGGCCGCCGCCGCATCGCCCGCGGCTGCCGCTTCGCCGCCCTTCTTGCAGCCGGCGGCGGCGGCGAGGACGAGCAGCGCCGCCCCGCATCTCCCGAAACGCGTCACGGCGCGCCTCCCACGGTGCGGGCGAGCGCGGCGGAGGCCTCGGCGCCGCGCAGGGCGGCCAGGTCCTGCACGTACTGCCGCAGGGCGTCGCGGGCGGTGCGCTGCGCTTCGAGGACGGCGGGGAGGGTGAAGGCACCCTCTCGGTAGCCGCGTACGGACATCTGCACCACCCTTTCGGCGTGCTCCAGCAGGGAACGGTCGCGCGCGGCCCGCACACGCGCGGCGGCCCGGTCGCGCTCGGCGGCGGCCTGCGCGGCGGCGGCGCCCCGGCGGGCTGCCTCCAGCTCCGCCTGTGCGCGCAGCAGGTTGGCGCGAGCGGTGGCGATCCCGCCGCGGTTGCGGTCGAACACGGGCAGCGGCACGGCCACGCCCACGGTGGGGAGATATCCCTTCTCCCCGCCCGTGGGATCGTGCCACTCCACGCCCGCCGTGATGGACGGCGCGGCGAAGCGGCCCGCGCGCTCCTGCGCCACGCGCGCCTGCCCCGCCGCCACGTCCGCCTGCGCCGCGCTCACCCGCAGCGGCGTCGCGGCCGCTGCCGTGGAGGCCGGGGGGGCGAGCGGAAGGCCCGCCAGCGAGTCGGCGAGGATGATCGCGACACGGTCCGCCTCCATCCCCATCTGCGTCTGGAGGTCCAGCAGCGCAGCGACCTGCTCCAGCGAGTCGGCCAGCGCCTGGTTCTCGAAGCCGCCCTGCGTGACCGTGGCAAGCTCCACGTCCAGATCGCTGGCGTCGCCCGCGTCGCGGCGCACGCGCGTGAAGCGCACCAGCTCGTCACCCTCGCGCGCGGTTCGGCGGGAGAGCGCGGCCAGCTCCCCTGCGGCGGCGGCCCGCGCGTAGGCGCTCTCCACGTCGAAGCGTACCGCCGCGCGCTCCACCGCCAGCCTGTAGCCCGCCGCCTGCGCGCCCGCCCGCGCCGCGTTCAGGCGCGCCGAGCGCAGCCACGGGAGCTCCAGCGGCTGCTCGGCGATGGCGTGGTACTGCGGGGGCGACTTGCTGTAGGTGAGGCTGGCCGTGGGGTTGGGGAACGCGCGGGCGACGACGACGTCCGCCCGCGCCACCGCTACGTCGGCCTCCGCCACGCGGGCGCGGGTGCCGCGCGCCAGGGCCGCGGCCACGGCCTCGTCCAGCGTCACGCGCTGCTGCGCGGCGGCGGGCGCGGCGATCAGCGCGAGTCCGGCGAGCAGGGCCACCGGCCTGGAGACGAGCAAGACGGCCCGCTTCACGATTGACCTCAGATGTGATCCGTCCACTCGCTCCCCACCACCCTGTTCGTTGATGACCGGCATCCGTGGTCGCCGAAGACGTCGCACTCGCCGGAAGTGCCGGCCAGGCGAGCACGTCCGGAGGCGCGGGACGCTAACGATTCGGAGCTTACGCTCGGATAACGGCAGCGGCACGCAGAACCCAGTCCGCGTATGCGATCTCCGGGCCAGAGACGGTGGAGGCACCCCCCACCGGCCACGCAAGCCGATCCACCTCATTCGCCGGCCACTGCCGAAATCCGCGACGCAATCGTCCGGTTTCGCTGGCGGATTTCCGTCGACGGACTCCGTCTCAGCCGGTCGAATCCGCGAGTGCGCCGCTGTCGGCCGCCGGGAGATGGAGGACGAACTCGTTGCCGCTGCCCGCGGGCTCCGCGAGCCGCAGGGTCCCGCCGTGCGCCTCGGCGATCCAGCGCGCGATGGCCAGGCCGAGACCGGCGCCCGCCGCGCCGCCGGGGTTCGGGCCGCCGGACCGGGAGCGGTCGCCGCGGAAGAAGCGCTGGAAGAGCTTCGCGCGCACGTCGGGGGCGATGGGCGGCCCCTCATCCCGCACGCCGAGCCGGTACCCCCGCCCGTCGCGCTGGACGCTGACGGTGACGAGCGAGCCGGCGGGCGCGTACTTGACCGCGTTGTCCAGAAGGTTCGCGACGAGCCGGTGCAGCAGCGACTCGTCGCCCCGCAGCGGCGCGTCGTCCGCGGCGTCCACGCGGATGGAGATGCGGCGGGGCTCCGCCAGCATGCGCATGGCCCGCGCGGCGTCGGCGGCGATCTCGTTCAGGTACAGCTCGGCGGGCTGGAGCGGATGCTCGCCGGCGTCGGCGCGGGCCAGCAGGAACAGGTCGTCCACGATGCGCGAGAGCCGCCGCCCCTCGCCCTGCACGACGGCCAGCGCATCGCGGTACTCGCCCGCCGGCCGGCCGGCCCGCGACAGCACCACGTCCGCCTCGGCGCGCACGATGGCCACCGGCGTGCGCAGCTCGTGCGCGGCGTCGGCCATGAAGCGCCGCTGCTGCCCGATGGCGCTGCTCAGCCGCTCCAGCAGGCCGTTGAAGACGG
This region includes:
- a CDS encoding efflux RND transporter periplasmic adaptor subunit — its product is MTRFGRCGAALLVLAAAAGCKKGGEAAAAGDAAAADSIPEVTAELAVAQVRAFPVTIGALGVVGAAPGHMADLAAPAPTRVLRILVAPGQRVARGQPLVELDATAWEADARKAEAARTTAQQAYDRAARLSAAGIVPRKDAEAAAAALADARAALVTAAHTRAQATLRSPIPGVVSSVSARLNGPADPAQTLVQVVDPAGLEVSLSLPPEKASGIRGGMPVRVMAGRDASGVLLGTGVVAGVGAAIDTASGSVQVRATIPHASGNLFVGQDVYAEIGIAEHPAAVTVPPEALVPEGTGLRVFVVDAKGIAHAQEVTVGARHPDAVEVTSGLKGGETVVGKGAYGVQDGARIRRGTP
- a CDS encoding TolC family protein gives rise to the protein MKRAVLLVSRPVALLAGLALIAAPAAAQQRVTLDEAVAAALARGTRARVAEADVAVARADVVVARAFPNPTASLTYSKSPPQYHAIAEQPLELPWLRSARLNAARAGAQAAGYRLAVERAAVRFDVESAYARAAAAGELAALSRRTAREGDELVRFTRVRRDAGDASDLDVELATVTQGGFENQALADSLEQVAALLDLQTQMGMEADRVAIILADSLAGLPLAPPASTAAAATPLRVSAAQADVAAGQARVAQERAGRFAAPSITAGVEWHDPTGGEKGYLPTVGVAVPLPVFDRNRGGIATARANLLRAQAELEAARRGAAAAQAAAERDRAAARVRAARDRSLLEHAERVVQMSVRGYREGAFTLPAVLEAQRTARDALRQYVQDLAALRGAEASAALARTVGGAP
- a CDS encoding ATP-binding protein, with the translated sequence MLESVRLRLALWHTAVLGAVLVAFAAATYAYLARSSLHRMDELLSEAAHAFAGELAGEAGDDPSLRGAATETAASFRLGETRVMVFDGRGGLVAASPADPHTPAPDPAALAAALARRRGAPRAFTIAEGRGADRVFPVKVTLSGRTLTVAAVQPMEERDELLQRARTAFGIAIPLALLLAGAGGYLLARRSLAPVVAMSAQAARIGTENLHERLPVPNPRDELGHLATVFNGLLERLSSAIGQQRRFMADAAHELRTPVAIVRAEADVVLSRAGRPAGEYRDALAVVQGEGRRLSRIVDDLFLLARADAGEHPLQPAELYLNEIAADAARAMRMLAEPRRISIRVDAADDAPLRGDESLLHRLVANLLDNAVKYAPAGSLVTVSVQRDGRGYRLGVRDEGPPIAPDVRAKLFQRFFRGDRSRSGGPNPGGAAGAGLGLAIARWIAEAHGGTLRLAEPAGSGNEFVLHLPAADSGALADSTG